ACCGCACTGAAAAGATCAACAAAAAAGAGAAAAAGATGGCTATAAGGTCTGCTATTGCAGCAACCATCAATGAAGAGCTGGTTAAAGCCCGCGGACACAAATTCACAGGGGCGTTACCTCTTGTTGCAGATGATGCACTTGAGGCTGTTGAGAAAACCCGTGATGTCGTAAGTTTCCTGAAAGCAGCAGGTCTTTATGATGATGTTATCCGTGCAAAAGAAGGTCGTACAATCAGGGCCGGTAGGGGTAAACTCAGGGGCAGGAAGTACAAAGGCCGCAAGAGTATTCTTATTGTAGCGGGTTCCAAGAGTTCCATTCAGAAGGCTGCTAATAACCTTCCGGGTGTTGATGTGACAACTGTTGACTTCCTGAACGCCGAATTGCTGGCACCGGGAACTCATGCAGGCAGGCTCACCATCTGGACTGAATCAGCACTATCCAATCTGGAGGGTATGTTCGTATGAGCGTTATTGAATACCCGTTCATCACAGAAAAAGCTATGATGCACATGGAAGACAACAAATTACAGTTTGTTGTTGACACCAGATCCAACAAGGATCAAATCAAAGAAGAAGTCACAAAGATGTATGGTTTCAAGGTAACCGATGTTTGTACCATGACAACTATGAAAGGCAAGAAGAAAGCCCTTGTGACTTTTGAAGAACCAGATGCAGCACATGAAATTGCAACCAGAATTGGTTTAATGTGAGGTGAATACTAATGGCAAAAAGAATTATTTCACAGAACAGAGGCCGGGGTTCACCAACCTACAGAGCTCCCTCACACAGGTTCAAAGCTGCTCTGCGACATCCTGTTAAAATAAATGAAGGTACTGTTTCAGCAACAGTCGTAGACGTTGAGCATGATCCTGCAAGGTCTGCACCAATTGTAAAAGTTTCCTTTGAAGATGGCAGTGAGAAATTGATTCTCGCACCAGAAGGTATTGCAATTGGCGATGTAATCGAATGCGGCGCAGAAGCTGAAATCAAACCAGGGAATGTCCTTCCACTCTTCAGGATTCCTGAAGGTGTACCAATTTGTAATATCGAGTCAAAGCCTAATGATGGCGGATGCTTTGCCAGAGCTTCCGGCGCTTATGCAACTCTTGTAGGGCACGAGAAGACTCGTACATCAATACAGATGCCATCCGGTGAACTGAAATGGTTCAACCCTAAATGCAGAGCTACAATAGGTATTGTGGCAGGTGGCGGTCGTGTAGAGAAGCCTTTCCTTAAAGCCGGTAAAAAATACCACAAGCTTAAGACAAGGGCAGCAAAGTATCCGAGAGTTTCAGGTATTGCCATGAACGTTATTGACCACCCATTTGGTGGAGGTAACAGGAAACATCCGGGTAAACCCACGACTGTAAGCAGGAATGCTCCACCTGGACGTAAGGTTGGACAGATTGCAGCAAGGAGAACCGGAAAGCGTTAATCAAGAGGTGTATATCATGGCAAAGAAATCATCATCAAGGTTACCAAAGAGGAAAGGCGAGTATCTCTTCAGGGGTAAAACCATCGAACAGCTCAAGGAGCTTTCCATAGAAGAGTTCGCCGAACTTTTGCCTGCAAGGCAGCGTCGTTCGATCAA
The window above is part of the Methanohalophilus levihalophilus genome. Proteins encoded here:
- the rpl4p gene encoding 50S ribosomal protein L4, which encodes MVTANIIDLSGNSKGEVTLPAVFEETYRPDIIKKVVLSYQANRYQPYGPKMYAGMETSARSWGSGRGVAQIPRLANGSRAARVPQAIGGRRAHPPKPETDRTEKINKKEKKMAIRSAIAATINEELVKARGHKFTGALPLVADDALEAVEKTRDVVSFLKAAGLYDDVIRAKEGRTIRAGRGKLRGRKYKGRKSILIVAGSKSSIQKAANNLPGVDVTTVDFLNAELLAPGTHAGRLTIWTESALSNLEGMFV
- a CDS encoding 50S ribosomal protein L23 yields the protein MSVIEYPFITEKAMMHMEDNKLQFVVDTRSNKDQIKEEVTKMYGFKVTDVCTMTTMKGKKKALVTFEEPDAAHEIATRIGLM
- a CDS encoding 50S ribosomal protein L2; protein product: MAKRIISQNRGRGSPTYRAPSHRFKAALRHPVKINEGTVSATVVDVEHDPARSAPIVKVSFEDGSEKLILAPEGIAIGDVIECGAEAEIKPGNVLPLFRIPEGVPICNIESKPNDGGCFARASGAYATLVGHEKTRTSIQMPSGELKWFNPKCRATIGIVAGGGRVEKPFLKAGKKYHKLKTRAAKYPRVSGIAMNVIDHPFGGGNRKHPGKPTTVSRNAPPGRKVGQIAARRTGKR